Proteins from one Paraburkholderia sp. BL10I2N1 genomic window:
- a CDS encoding glycosyltransferase family 39 protein, which yields MNDTPSRLPLNRTAILLLVVALAVIWFVPLGWRHLLPSDEGRYAEMAREMFVTGDWITPRYNGYKYFEKPPLQTWANALTFAWFGIGEWQARLYTALTGFAGVLLVGYTGTRVFNAATGLFAALVLATAPYWYLMGHFNTLDMGLSFWMELTLSALLLAQRPNLPASHVRLWMWLCWGSMALAVLSKGLVGIILPGAVLVLYTFIARDWAVWKRLYLVSGLIVFFVIATPWFVLVQQRNPEFLNFFFIVQQFQRYLTPEQNRPGPIYYFVPVILVGFLPWLSVSIQSIRHALRTPRQPNGFSPVTLLLVWAVFIFLFFSASHSKLLSYTLPIAPALALVIGMYLPLVTRDQWRRHLTGYAVFFVVAAFGAIFLGRLGNARTPNELYRAYQVWVFAALGTGFLLTLVALWLNRQSRTGIVGATVAFGSAWLLVATIAGTGHDVFGRLSSGAPLAPAVKAALAKLPPDTPFYSVGVLDHTMPFYIGHTMIMVAQPDELTFGVSVEPEKWVPTVDEWIKRWDSDRYALALMPTQRFNELSARNVPMQVVARDVRRVIVEKPQQ from the coding sequence ATGAACGATACGCCGTCCCGGCTACCGCTCAACCGCACCGCGATCCTGCTGCTCGTCGTTGCGCTCGCTGTCATCTGGTTCGTGCCGCTCGGCTGGCGCCACCTGCTGCCGAGCGATGAGGGCCGCTATGCGGAAATGGCCCGCGAAATGTTCGTCACGGGCGACTGGATCACGCCGCGCTACAACGGCTACAAATACTTCGAAAAGCCGCCGCTGCAGACCTGGGCCAATGCGCTGACGTTCGCCTGGTTCGGCATCGGCGAATGGCAGGCGCGGCTCTACACGGCGCTCACGGGCTTCGCCGGCGTGCTGCTCGTCGGCTACACCGGCACGCGCGTGTTCAACGCGGCGACGGGCCTGTTCGCCGCGCTCGTGCTCGCGACTGCGCCGTACTGGTACCTGATGGGCCACTTCAACACGCTCGACATGGGTCTGTCGTTCTGGATGGAGTTGACGCTCAGTGCATTGCTGCTTGCGCAGCGCCCCAACCTGCCGGCAAGCCACGTGCGGCTCTGGATGTGGCTATGCTGGGGTTCGATGGCGCTCGCCGTGCTGTCGAAGGGGCTGGTCGGCATCATCCTGCCGGGCGCCGTGCTCGTGCTGTACACGTTCATCGCGCGCGACTGGGCAGTCTGGAAACGCCTGTATCTGGTGAGCGGCCTGATTGTCTTCTTCGTGATTGCAACGCCCTGGTTCGTTCTCGTCCAGCAGCGCAACCCGGAATTCCTGAATTTCTTCTTCATCGTCCAGCAGTTCCAGCGCTATCTGACGCCCGAGCAGAATCGCCCCGGCCCCATCTACTACTTCGTGCCGGTGATTCTCGTAGGGTTTCTGCCGTGGCTGTCGGTGAGCATTCAGAGCATCCGCCACGCGCTGCGCACGCCGCGCCAGCCGAACGGCTTCTCGCCGGTGACCCTGCTGCTGGTGTGGGCGGTGTTCATCTTCCTGTTCTTCAGTGCATCGCATTCGAAGCTGCTCTCGTACACGCTGCCGATCGCCCCGGCCCTCGCACTCGTCATCGGCATGTACCTGCCGCTCGTGACGCGCGACCAGTGGCGCCGCCACCTGACCGGCTATGCCGTGTTCTTCGTCGTCGCAGCGTTTGGTGCGATTTTCCTCGGCCGGCTGGGCAACGCGCGAACGCCGAACGAGCTGTATCGCGCCTATCAGGTCTGGGTATTCGCGGCGCTTGGCACAGGGTTCCTGCTCACGCTCGTCGCGCTCTGGCTCAACCGGCAGAGCCGCACCGGAATCGTCGGCGCGACCGTGGCGTTCGGCTCCGCGTGGCTGCTGGTTGCCACCATCGCGGGCACGGGTCATGACGTGTTCGGGCGCCTGAGCTCTGGCGCGCCGCTCGCGCCCGCCGTCAAGGCTGCGCTGGCAAAGCTGCCGCCCGATACGCCGTTCTACTCGGTGGGGGTGCTCGATCACACGATGCCGTTCTACATCGGCCACACGATGATCATGGTCGCGCAGCCGGATGAACTGACATTCGGTGTGTCGGTGGAACCGGAGAAATGGGTGCCGACCGTCGACGAATGGATCAAACGGTGGGACAGCGACCGTTATGCGCTCGCCTTGATGCCGACGCAGCGCTTTAACGAACTGTCGGCCCGGAACGTGCCGATGCAGGTCGTCGCCCGCGATGTGCGGCGCGTGATCGTGGAAAAACCGCAACAGTAA
- the glp gene encoding gephyrin-like molybdotransferase Glp has translation MLSTADALATLLGAARAVEGTETLPTLDALNRVLAADVVSPLDVPPMNTSSMDGYAVRVADLSQGERRLPVSQRIPAGHAPQPLAAGTAARIFTGATVPPGADAIVMQEQTETTGDEVAILHTPKAGEWITQQGADIRSGSVILPLGTRLTPQALGLAASVGCATLTVARRVKVAVFFTGDELTMPGEPRKPGAIYNSNRFTLRGLLANLGCEVSDFGIVPDRLDATRATLREAAQAHDLILTCGGVSVGEEDHVKPAVEAEGRLSMWQIAMKPGKPLAFGAVRRSGDANATAQDVGETFFIGLPGNPVSSFATFLLFVRPFVLRLAGVRTVTPRALSLRADFSQSKADRRNEFLRARVNPAGGLDLFPNQSSAVLTSTVWGDGLIDNPPNHAISAGETVRFIPFSELLN, from the coding sequence ATGCTTTCGACCGCCGATGCGCTCGCCACGCTGCTTGGCGCGGCCCGTGCCGTCGAAGGCACGGAAACATTGCCTACCCTCGATGCGCTGAATCGCGTGCTGGCCGCCGATGTCGTGTCGCCGCTCGACGTGCCGCCAATGAATACCAGTTCGATGGATGGCTATGCGGTCCGCGTGGCTGACCTGTCACAAGGCGAGCGCCGTTTGCCGGTGTCCCAGCGCATTCCTGCCGGCCACGCGCCGCAGCCGCTTGCAGCGGGCACGGCGGCGCGCATTTTCACGGGGGCGACGGTGCCGCCCGGTGCAGATGCCATCGTCATGCAGGAGCAAACCGAAACGACCGGCGACGAAGTCGCGATTCTGCACACGCCGAAGGCCGGCGAATGGATCACACAACAGGGCGCGGACATCCGCAGCGGCTCCGTGATCCTGCCTTTGGGCACGCGGCTTACGCCGCAGGCACTGGGGTTGGCGGCATCGGTCGGGTGCGCGACGCTGACCGTCGCGCGGCGCGTGAAGGTCGCCGTTTTTTTCACCGGCGACGAGCTGACGATGCCAGGCGAGCCGCGCAAGCCGGGCGCCATCTACAACTCGAATCGCTTCACGCTGCGTGGCTTGCTCGCGAACCTGGGCTGCGAGGTATCGGACTTCGGCATCGTGCCCGACCGGCTCGACGCGACCCGCGCTACGCTGCGCGAGGCTGCGCAGGCACATGACCTGATCCTGACCTGCGGCGGCGTATCGGTGGGCGAGGAGGATCACGTGAAGCCGGCGGTCGAGGCGGAAGGCCGTCTGTCGATGTGGCAGATTGCGATGAAGCCGGGCAAGCCGCTTGCGTTCGGCGCGGTGCGTCGGTCGGGCGACGCCAACGCCACGGCGCAGGACGTGGGCGAAACCTTCTTCATCGGCTTGCCGGGCAATCCTGTGTCGAGTTTTGCGACCTTTCTGCTGTTCGTCCGTCCGTTCGTGCTTCGGCTAGCCGGCGTGCGCACCGTGACACCGCGCGCGCTGTCGCTGCGTGCCGACTTCTCGCAGTCGAAGGCCGATCGAAGGAATGAATTCCTGCGCGCGCGTGTCAATCCGGCGGGTGGCCTCGACCTGTTCCCGAACCAGAGTTCGGCGGTGCTGACCTCGACGGTGTGGGGCGATGGCCTGATCGACAATCCGCCAAACCATGCGATCAGCGCGGGCGAAACCGTGCGTTTCATCCCTTTTTCCGAATTGCTGAACTGA
- a CDS encoding homoserine dehydrogenase produces MEPIKVGLLGFGTVGSGTFTVLRRNQEEIKRRAGRGIEVARIAVRNPAKASAALGSASGTVQITDDFGAVVDDPSIDIVAEMIGGTGIARELVLRAIRNRKHVVTANKALLAVHGTEIFEAARANGVMVAFEAAVAGGIPIIKALREGLTANRIQYIAGIINGTTNYILSEMRDRGLDFATALKAAQDLGYAEADPTFDIEGVDAAHKATIMSAIAFGVPVQFDRAYVEGISKLAAIDIRYAEELGYRIKLLGIARRTDRGIELRVHPTLIPEKRLLANVEGAMNAVVVHGDAVGSTLYYGKGAGAEPTASAVIADLVDVTRLHTADPEHRVPHLAFQPDSLSSTPILSIDEVTSGYYLRLRVADVTGVLADITRILADTGISIDALLQKESEQVDANGKGETDIILITHETVEKNVNTAIANIEALKTVVSKVTKLRMEALN; encoded by the coding sequence ATGGAACCGATCAAAGTTGGACTGCTGGGCTTCGGCACGGTAGGCAGCGGCACCTTCACCGTACTGCGCCGCAATCAGGAAGAAATCAAACGCCGCGCGGGCCGCGGCATTGAAGTGGCGCGTATCGCCGTACGCAATCCCGCGAAGGCGAGCGCCGCGCTCGGCAGCGCAAGCGGCACCGTGCAGATTACGGACGACTTCGGCGCGGTGGTCGACGATCCGTCGATCGATATCGTTGCGGAAATGATCGGCGGCACGGGCATCGCGCGCGAACTGGTGCTGCGCGCGATCCGCAACCGCAAGCATGTCGTGACGGCGAACAAGGCGCTTCTCGCGGTGCACGGCACGGAGATCTTCGAGGCGGCGCGTGCGAACGGCGTGATGGTAGCGTTCGAAGCAGCGGTGGCGGGCGGTATTCCGATCATCAAGGCGCTGCGCGAAGGGCTCACGGCGAACCGCATCCAGTACATCGCGGGCATCATCAACGGCACGACGAATTACATCCTGTCGGAGATGCGCGACCGCGGTCTCGACTTCGCGACGGCGCTCAAGGCCGCGCAAGACCTGGGGTATGCGGAAGCCGATCCGACCTTCGATATCGAAGGCGTCGACGCTGCGCACAAGGCCACGATCATGAGTGCGATCGCGTTCGGCGTGCCGGTGCAGTTCGACCGCGCCTACGTCGAAGGCATCAGCAAGCTTGCCGCAATCGACATCCGTTACGCGGAAGAACTCGGCTATCGCATCAAGCTGCTCGGCATCGCGCGCCGCACGGATAGAGGTATCGAACTGCGCGTCCATCCGACGCTGATCCCGGAGAAGCGTCTGCTCGCGAACGTCGAAGGCGCGATGAACGCGGTCGTGGTGCACGGCGACGCGGTGGGTTCGACGTTGTATTACGGCAAGGGCGCGGGCGCGGAGCCGACGGCATCGGCCGTGATCGCCGATCTGGTCGACGTGACGCGTTTGCACACTGCGGATCCGGAGCATCGCGTGCCCCATCTGGCGTTCCAGCCGGACAGCCTGTCGAGCACGCCGATCCTGTCAATCGACGAAGTGACGAGCGGTTACTACCTGCGTCTGCGGGTCGCCGATGTGACCGGCGTGCTGGCCGACATCACGCGCATCCTCGCCGACACGGGTATTTCGATCGACGCGCTGCTGCAGAAGGAATCGGAGCAGGTCGATGCGAACGGCAAGGGCGAAACCGACATCATCCTGATCACGCACGAGACGGTCGAAAAGAACGTCAACACCGCGATCGCGAACATCGAAGCGCTGAAGACCGTCGTGTCGAAGGTGACGAAGCTGCGCATGGAAGCGCTGAACTAG
- a CDS encoding Mth938-like domain-containing protein yields the protein MKLHQDSSGALNTVTGYGADYVEINLERHMGSILVLPDAPVIAWPVSSFESLTPEHFELLIAPAPEVVVFGSGERLRFPHPRLTAALAKHRIGVETMDFKAACRTYNILMAEGRKVAAALLIES from the coding sequence TTGAAACTACACCAGGATTCCAGCGGCGCCCTCAACACCGTCACCGGCTACGGCGCCGACTATGTCGAAATCAACCTCGAGCGCCATATGGGCAGCATCCTCGTGCTTCCAGACGCGCCCGTCATCGCCTGGCCGGTCTCTTCGTTCGAATCGCTTACCCCCGAACACTTCGAGCTGCTGATTGCACCGGCACCGGAAGTCGTCGTGTTCGGCAGCGGCGAACGCCTGCGCTTTCCGCACCCGCGCCTGACCGCCGCGCTCGCGAAGCACCGCATCGGTGTCGAGACGATGGACTTCAAGGCGGCCTGCCGGACCTACAACATCCTGATGGCCGAAGGCCGCAAGGTCGCGGCTGCGTTGCTGATCGAAAGCTAG
- a CDS encoding pyridoxal phosphate-dependent aminotransferase encodes MPAVKPILKSNKLLNVCYDIRGPVLEHAKRLEEEGHRIIKLNIGNLAPFGFEAPDEIIQDMILNLPGSSGYSDSKGVFAARKAIMHYAQQKNVQGVELDDIFIGNGASELIVMALQGLLNDGDEVLLPAPDYPLWTAGVSLSGGTPVHYICDESNGWMPDPDDIRAKITPNTRALVVINPNNPTGALYSNELLLELIQIAREHGLVIFADEVYDKIIYDGKQHTAIGALSEDVLTVTFNSLSKSYRSCGYRAGWMFISGLTGENRRRSKDYVEGLGILASMRLCPNVPGQYAIQTALGGYQSINDLIVPTGRLYRQRELAYDMLTSIPGVTCVKPQAALYMFPRLDPKMYPIENDQQFILDLLLEERVLLVQGSGFNWKTPDHFRVVFLPNVDDLADSINRIARFLDGYRKRHAA; translated from the coding sequence GTGCCCGCCGTGAAACCGATTCTGAAATCCAACAAGCTGTTGAATGTCTGCTACGACATCCGCGGGCCCGTTCTCGAACATGCGAAGCGCCTCGAAGAAGAAGGCCATCGCATCATCAAGCTGAATATCGGCAACCTGGCGCCGTTCGGTTTCGAAGCCCCGGACGAAATCATTCAGGACATGATCCTGAACCTGCCGGGCTCGTCGGGCTATTCCGACTCGAAAGGCGTGTTCGCGGCGCGCAAGGCGATCATGCACTACGCACAGCAGAAGAACGTGCAGGGCGTCGAACTCGACGACATCTTCATCGGCAACGGCGCCTCTGAACTGATCGTGATGGCGCTGCAGGGTCTCCTGAACGACGGCGATGAAGTGCTGCTGCCGGCGCCCGACTATCCGCTGTGGACCGCCGGCGTGAGCCTGTCGGGCGGAACGCCGGTGCACTACATCTGTGACGAATCGAACGGCTGGATGCCCGACCCGGACGATATCCGCGCGAAGATCACGCCGAACACGCGGGCGCTCGTCGTGATCAACCCGAACAACCCCACCGGTGCGCTGTATTCGAACGAACTGCTGCTCGAACTGATCCAGATCGCGCGCGAGCATGGCCTCGTGATCTTCGCCGACGAGGTCTACGACAAGATCATCTACGACGGCAAGCAGCACACCGCGATAGGCGCGCTGTCCGAAGACGTGCTCACGGTCACCTTCAACAGCCTGTCGAAGAGCTATCGTTCGTGCGGCTACCGCGCGGGCTGGATGTTCATTTCAGGCCTGACCGGCGAGAACCGCCGCCGCTCGAAAGACTACGTCGAAGGGCTCGGCATCCTCGCCTCGATGCGGCTGTGCCCGAACGTTCCGGGTCAGTACGCGATCCAGACGGCGCTCGGCGGCTACCAGAGCATCAACGATCTGATCGTGCCCACGGGGCGCCTGTACAGGCAGCGCGAACTGGCGTACGACATGCTGACGTCGATTCCCGGTGTAACCTGTGTGAAACCGCAGGCGGCGCTGTACATGTTCCCGCGTCTCGATCCGAAGATGTACCCGATCGAAAACGACCAGCAATTCATCCTCGATCTGCTGCTCGAAGAGCGTGTGCTGCTCGTCCAGGGCAGTGGCTTCAACTGGAAGACGCCGGATCATTTCCGCGTCGTCTTCTTGCCGAACGTCGACGATCTTGCCGATTCGATCAACCGGATCGCACGTTTCCTCGACGGTTATCGCAAGCGCCACGCGGCCTGA
- the thrC gene encoding threonine synthase: MNYISTRGAGAGERHTFSAILLGGLAKDGGLYLPAHYPRVTADELARWRGLSYADLAFEILSKFSDDIPAEDLRTLTRRTYTAETYCNVRDDESAAQITPLKTLGVENGAPLSLLELSNGPTLAFKDMAMQLIGNLFEYALARHGETLNILGATSGDTGSAAEYAMRGKKGISVFMLSPHGKMSAFQTAQMYSLQDPNIFNLAVEGVFDDCQDIVKAVSNDHAFKAKHRIGTVNSINWARVVAQVVYYFKGYFAATKSNDERVSFTVPSGNFGNVCAGHIARMMGLPIEKLVVATNENDVLDEFFRTGIYRVRKAAETYHTSSPSMDISKASNFERFVFDLLGRDPARVLQLFRDVEEKGGFDLAASGDFARVQEFGFVSGHSSHADRVEAIRDVFERYDTMIDTHTADGLKVAREHLQPGIPMIVLETAQPIKFGETIREALLREPERPAAFSGLEALPQRFEVLPADVQQVKDFVAAHTSN, translated from the coding sequence ATGAACTACATCTCCACGCGCGGCGCCGGGGCCGGCGAGCGCCACACTTTCTCAGCCATCCTGCTCGGCGGTCTGGCAAAAGACGGCGGCCTCTATCTGCCCGCGCACTACCCGCGCGTCACGGCGGACGAACTGGCCCGCTGGCGCGGGCTGTCGTACGCGGATCTCGCGTTCGAGATCCTGTCGAAGTTCAGCGACGACATCCCCGCTGAAGACCTGCGCACGCTGACGCGCCGCACCTATACGGCTGAGACCTACTGCAACGTCCGCGACGACGAAAGCGCCGCGCAGATCACGCCTTTGAAGACCCTGGGCGTCGAAAACGGCGCGCCGCTGTCGCTGCTCGAACTGTCGAACGGACCGACGCTCGCGTTCAAGGACATGGCGATGCAACTGATCGGCAACCTGTTCGAGTACGCGCTCGCCAGGCACGGTGAGACGCTGAACATCCTCGGCGCGACCTCGGGTGACACCGGCAGCGCGGCTGAATATGCGATGCGTGGCAAGAAGGGCATCAGCGTCTTCATGCTGTCGCCGCACGGGAAGATGAGCGCGTTCCAGACTGCGCAGATGTACAGCCTGCAGGACCCGAACATCTTCAATCTGGCGGTCGAAGGCGTGTTCGACGATTGCCAGGATATCGTCAAGGCGGTGTCGAACGATCACGCGTTCAAGGCAAAGCACCGGATCGGCACGGTCAACTCGATCAACTGGGCCCGGGTCGTCGCTCAGGTCGTGTACTACTTCAAGGGCTATTTCGCGGCGACGAAGTCAAACGACGAGCGTGTGTCGTTCACGGTGCCGTCCGGCAATTTCGGCAACGTCTGCGCAGGCCATATCGCGCGGATGATGGGTCTGCCGATCGAGAAACTCGTCGTCGCAACCAACGAGAACGATGTGCTCGACGAGTTCTTCCGCACGGGCATCTATCGTGTGCGCAAGGCTGCCGAGACGTATCACACCAGCAGCCCGAGCATGGACATCTCGAAGGCGTCGAATTTCGAGCGTTTCGTGTTCGACCTGTTGGGCCGTGATCCGGCGCGCGTACTGCAACTGTTCCGCGACGTCGAAGAGAAGGGCGGCTTCGATCTGGCGGCGAGCGGCGATTTCGCGCGGGTGCAGGAATTCGGTTTTGTGTCAGGGCACAGCAGCCATGCGGATCGCGTCGAGGCAATCCGCGACGTGTTCGAGCGCTACGATACGATGATCGATACGCATACCGCCGACGGGCTGAAGGTTGCGCGCGAGCATCTGCAACCGGGCATTCCGATGATCGTGCTGGAAACCGCGCAGCCGATCAAGTTTGGTGAAACGATCCGCGAAGCGCTGCTTCGCGAACCGGAGCGGCCGGCGGCGTTCTCCGGTCTCGAAGCGCTGCCGCAGCGATTCGAAGTGTTGCCGGCCGACGTCCAGCAGGTGAAGGACTTCGTCGCAGCACACACGTCGAACTGA
- a CDS encoding SMR family transporter, translated as MNPISLFCILAGVSLNACAQLLLKAGTNAVGHFEFTRANILPIAFRLATQLPIIGGLACYVVSVGVWVIGLSRVDVSIAYPMLSLGYVVNAFAAWYLFGEVLSVQKLVGIGIILVGVFVLARS; from the coding sequence ATGAACCCCATTTCCCTCTTTTGCATCCTCGCAGGCGTGTCGCTGAACGCCTGCGCGCAGTTGCTGCTCAAAGCCGGCACGAATGCCGTTGGACACTTCGAATTCACCCGTGCGAACATCCTGCCCATCGCCTTCAGGCTGGCAACCCAGTTGCCGATCATCGGCGGCCTCGCCTGCTATGTCGTGAGCGTCGGCGTCTGGGTGATCGGGTTGTCGCGGGTCGATGTATCGATTGCCTATCCGATGCTCTCACTCGGCTACGTCGTCAACGCCTTCGCGGCCTGGTATCTGTTCGGCGAGGTGCTGTCGGTCCAGAAGCTCGTTGGCATCGGCATTATCCTGGTTGGTGTTTTCGTGCTTGCACGAAGCTAG